The nucleotide sequence TGCTATAAAGGCAAAGAAGTAAAATTATTTTTTTTACAAACAATGTTATTTCCTGGTAGGTTGGGCCTAATAGGCCCAACAATTTTTGATGTTATTATTTAAGAAATAATGTTCCGAGGATGGAACTTCAGGTTACGACATTTACCTTAAAAATCTTCACTGCCGTCGTCTGGAACTACCCTCGTCGTTCTTCCATAAATTACCAATATACGTTGTTTTGTTTTCAATTTAATATCTTCGGCCTGTACTACAGATATTATTCCACCACTATTTAAACGAATTACATATTCATATCCATGGCTTTTACCTACATTTTCAGAGTAGTTATCCTGGCTTGGAGCGTTCGTAGTAGTTCCAGCAGCCAACATTTCGCTTCGACTATGTAAGCGCACAGGTCGCATGGAGATAATAGTTCCCGGCACTACTTTTTTAATTTTCCCTACTTCAGCGGCATCATAATCGCCTATAGCTACTTTCTTGCTACAACCTGCAGCAAATAAACAACAAAGTAATACGACGATGCCACTTAAAATTTTATGCCTGTGCATTTCTTATCCTCCGATAAAGTGATAAAGTGAATTTGCTAAAAATTTTTGCGTAGATAATATCACGCTGTAGCTTTGAAGAGGAGGTTTATGAGAATAGTTTTTTATGCTATTTCATATATAGCCCTACCCTTTTCCCTCACTATTTTTTCCAACAATACTATGTCTTCACAAAGTAACATCCAGCCAATTAGCCTTGGCACTGAACAAAAGATGCGTTTATATACCTGGAAACCCTCTTGCCCTATCAGTTTATCAGATTTACGCGAAGTCTACGTGCCCTTTTGGGGATTTGATAATAAAAAACACAGGGGCGTTTTAATTGTAAATAAAGAGTTAGCTGAAGAAGTGGTCGACATCTTCACAGCTATCTATGAAGCTAAATTCCCCATCTCCCGGATGGAAATGATAGAAGAATATAAAGGCAACGATGAAAAATCCATGGCTGCAAACAATACTTCCAGTTTTAACTGCCGTGAAAGAACCTCGAAAAGAGGAGAATATTCTCAACATAGTTATGGCAGGGCGATTGATATTAATCCCTTATTAAACCCCTATGTTTCTCAAAATGGGGTACTGCCTGTAGAGGCATTGCAATATGCCAATCGCCGACAAAATTTCCCTGGAAAAATTGACAAAAAGAGTATTGTTTACAAAGTTTTTACCCAATACGGATGGGACTGGGGAGGTAACTGGCATAATTTAAAAGATTATCAGCACTTTGAAAAACGTGCGAATAATAAAAAACGAAATCCCTATGGGTAGAACCTCCGTGTTTCTTTAAAGACTTTATGAATACCTTTTGTCATCAGATTTTATAAAAATTTGCGTGTAATATCCCCATCCTTTTTTGCCATGCGCAACCCCTATGCCAGTCAGGTTATAGCGTCCCTCAATATTTCTTCTATGCCCAGGACTTGCTATCCAGGCTTCTACGAGTTTTTTAGCATTCATTTTATAATAAGCCACGTTTTCAGCAGCTGCCCTGCAGTTTTTTATTTCTTTATAAATATGCTTGATTCGGGTATTGAACCATTGATGCCCGAAAGGAATACGTTGGCTAGCCATATCTTGACTGTGTTGAGCAGCTTCTGTTGAAATATTGTTAACCAACCTTAAAGGCGGCAAATGTTTTTTAGCGCGGTATTGGTTAACATAAAATAGTACCATTTTTTGAAAATGAAGCTCGCTTGATTCGGTAGCCACCATCTTTGAAAACGCAGGTTGAACAATACAAATCGAAAATAGAATTAGAAAAATTCGCACAAAAACTTTCATTAGTTAGCTTCTCCGCAATAACAAGGATAGGAATTTTGTGAAAATATTTTACATTTGTCTATAAATTTCGCCCGCGAAGTGCAAATTCTTTTCAGCATCAATCATTGGCCGTTAGCACCGGCCTACTTCACAATGTTACTTTGCAAATTCCATGAAAACAAAAATTCCCTGGTCCTCTAATACTCTAAATTCTTTCCAACCTTGTTCTAATGCTATCTCTTTAAAAGTAGCCACGGTTTCGGGGAAATCATCTTGGCGAGGATGTTCCATGCGAATTTTTATTTCCTCACTGCTGTCCGGGAGTGTATCTAGCATCCTTTTTTCTAAATCATTCAACCATTCTTCTCTTGTTTGCATAGGCTTCCTTACCCCATCAATGAGTAATAAGTATCCGCCAGGTTTTAATTTATTTTTACAGGCATTAATAAATAAAATTTTATCAGTGATAGAAAGGTGATGAACGGCATAGCTTGAAAAAATGACATCTACTTCAGAGTGAATTTTCTTTAAAGCAGATAACATATTTTCAGCAATAAATTTTTTCTTCCCCTTCAATTTGGATAAATTTTTCTTGGCCAAAGTCAAAACATCTTTAGCGGCATCTATGCCAATGTAATTTTTTATGGGAAATTTTTTAAGAACAGGAGCGATGGTGCTGGCGTCTCCACAACCTACGTCAATAAAATCAATCGATTCTTCTTTATTGAAATTATTTTTTAAAAAGCTCTCAAAACAACCCATCATCTCATGATGATACAAAGTATTGTTTTTAATCGTTCTTTGATAGCGTTGCCAATTTTCATTAAAATAAGCACTGGCAGAATTGATCTTAGCAGGCATAGTATTGCTTCCATATGTAAAAAATCTATTAATTTTTATTCTATTTTTATATCCATAGCCTATTCTTATATTATTGATTTTAAAAGTAGGTAGATAAAATGCGCAGATTATTTTTTGCTGGTTTACTATATTTCCAACTATTTAATATTGCCTATGCACAAACCTTTTCAGAACAGATTGACGCTGCAGTCCAAGGTGGAAATACCAGCACCCTGGCTACTTTACTAAGCGACCCCGCTAATCAAGACCAAATTGGAACGATTGACGCTAATGATTTTAAAAGTCCATATATGATAGGGGCTTTCAACCAGATTTCGCAAAATGATGTTACTAAAATAATGAGTAATTTAGGAACAACACAATATTCAAACCTAGTGGACTCGTTAAGTGCCAATCCAAATGACACAAGTACTTTACTCTCAAGCGTTTTAACATCTGCTGACAAAAATCAAATCGATTCTATATCACCCGATGATTTTAAAACCAAAAACATGGTTGGGGCCTTTAACCAAATCTCTACAAGTAATCTCTCTACAATTACTAATAGTCTCGGCACGCAACAATATTCAAACCTGGTAGACTCATTAACTGCAAACCCAAATGACACGAGTACATTGCTCTCAAATATTTTAACAGCCGCTAGTGGAACTCAAATCGGGGCTATTTCACCGGATGATTTTAAAACAAAAAATATGATGGGAGCTTTTAACCAAATTTCTACAAATAATCTCTCTACAATTATTAATAGCCTCGGCACGCAACAATATTCAAACCTGGTAGACTCATTAACTTCAAACCCAAACGACACGAGTACATTGCTCTCAAATATTTTAACAGCCGCTAGCGGAACTCAAATCGGGTCCATTTCACCCGATGATTTTAAAACCAAAAATATGGTGGGGGCGTTTAACCAAATTTCTACAAATAATCTTTCTACAATTATTACTAGTCTGGGCTCACAACAATATTCAAACCTGGTAGACTCATTAAGTTCAAACCCAAACGACACGAGTACATTGCTCTCAAATATTTTAACAGCCGCTAGCGGAACTCAAATCGGCTCTATTTCAAACGACGATTTTACTAGCAAAAATATGACGAATGCTTTAAGTGAGATCAAAAAAGATAACCCAAATGCCTACAATTTTATTGAAACTAATAGAAATACTAATACAACTACGCAAGCACTTGATTCTTTTAAAACCCAAGAGTCAAGTCCCCTGGTAGGTGAGACAGCACCGGATTTATAAAATGGAATTAAAAAATGGATATAAAGAAAAAAATCATAATTATCCTTATAAGCGCACCTGTTTTATTTATTGGGTGTGGAAAAACAGAGAAAAAAACACGTAGGAATAGTGACGCTATTCCGGTAACTACCGTTACCGCTAAATTATCGTCAGTCAATGTTCAATATAAGTCTACAGGTAACCTTGCACCCCGAGAAGCACCTGTTATTACAACCCGGATTGATGGACAAATTACAGAAATCCCTATCCATGAAGGGGAGGAAGTCAAAAAAGGACAATTGCTTTTAAAAATAGAAGAAGAGCATATGGCCTTATCTTTAAAGCAAGCACAAGCCCGTTTATTACAAGCGCAGGCATTAGTCAATGAGACACAAAAAAGCAAGGCGCGGGCTGATAAATTAATCGGTAAAGGATATGTCTCCCAAGAATCGTATGATGAAGCTCAGGCTAAATATGAAAGTGCACAAGCAAATTTAGCAGTTGCTAATGCAGATTTATTAAACGCACAGTTCTTAGCTAACCAAACTTCAATTATCTCCCCTATTAATGGGCAAGTAGGCAAGTTATTAGTTTCGGTTGGCGAATATGTTCCCGCAGGAACAAAACTGATGAATGTGGTTAATCATGATCAACTAAGAGCCGAGCTCCCTTTTTCCGAGCAAAAAACCGACTTGCTGGCAAAAGGGCAAAAAGTTACTTTAACTTCTCCTACCGATCCAAATGAAGTGCTTACAAGTACTGTTACATCCATTACCCCGGACATTAATCCAGAAAATCGCGCTGTAAATGCACTTATTGTTTTTAATAACAAGTACAATTGGAAGCCTGGCTCTAGTATACGAGGGGTGGTGTATGCCAAAACTTTTCGCGCATTTTTAGTACCTGAAGAAAGTATTATTGATAATGATGGCCAAACCATGGTTTACGTTGTTAAAAACAATAAAGCGATAGCCCAAAATGTGGAAGTGAGTTATCAAATAGACGGCAGTGCTGCGATTACAAAGGGCTTGGCTCCTAATGATCAAATTGTCACAATGGGAATGAATTATCTTTCAAATGGCACCCCTGTCACTATTAAAGCTACTAATGGACCAAAAAAATGAGTTTACCCACTTTATCCGTTAAAAGGCCAGTAATGGCGGTAATGATAAGTGCGGCAATAGTAATTTTTGGCTTAATTAGTTATTTTAGTGTCGGTATTCAGGCTAACCCAAATATAACGTACCCGGTTATATCAGTTAATACCGATCTTCCTGGCGGGGATCCCGAAGTCATTAACGAAACGATTACCAAGCCTATCGAAGCCGCACTCAATACTATCGCCGGCGTAAAAAATATTAATTCAACTTCTAGTCCCGGCACTTCAAGCATTGAATTAAAATTTGCTTTGGGAACCAATATGGATGCTGCATTCAATGAGGTGCAAAGCAAAATGAATCAGGTCTTCGGGCTATTCCCTACTGGTACCAGACCTCCCATTATCCAAAAAAATAGCTCTAGCGGCTCTCCGGTAATGTTAGTAGGTATTTATGGAAATCAATCACTGGAAGAGTTGGATAATCTGGCCAGAAACGTGGTCCAAAAAAGATTACAAGGACTTCCGGGAGTAGCTGAAGTTAGTGTAGTGGGAGCACAAGAAACCCAAGTTATGGTTGAGCTCAATTTAGCTAAAATGGCTTCTTTAAATATTAGTCCAGCCATGGTTAAAGAAGCTTTTGCCTCTCAACATATACAAATGCCAGGAGGTTTTGTTCTTGCTGGTAAAAGACAATACTCTTTAAATTTAGACTTTGAATTTCATTCCCTTCAAGCCTTGAAAAACATGGTAATTGCTTATAAAGAGGGCGCACCAGTTTATTTAAAAGAAATTGCAACCATTCAGTTAGCAGTTCCTGACCGAGCCAATGCTGCCACTTTAAATGGCAAAACTGCTTTAGGCGTTGAAATAATAAAATTCCCTACAGCCAACACCGTTGAAGTAGTAGAAGGTGTTAAAGAGCGATTGGAGCAAATCCAAAAAGCACTTCCCGAAGGCGTAAGTACACAGGTAGTTTTTGAAGAGGCGCATTATATTTTATCCGTGGTGCATGAGTTAGAAGAAGATACCATCCTCAGTATTTTTGCGGCAGGTTTAGTTATTTGGTTATTTTTACGTAACATGCGTTCTACTTTAATAATTGTAACGGCTATTCCGGTTTCTTTATTAGGCGCTGTACTTGCTATTTACTTTTTTGGATACACCCTCAATATTATTACTCTGCTTGGAATTATTCTTTTAGTAGGAGTTGTCGTAGACGATGCCATCGTGGTTTTAGAAAATATTTATCGGCAAATGGAAGAAAATCATCTAGGCTCCAAAGAAGCAACAATTTCGGGTAGTAATCAAGTAGTGTTTGCGGTAATGGCTGCCACCTTAAGTTTGGTTTCAATTTTCTTACCGGTAATATTTATGGGTGGAACGTTGGGCCTTTTTTTTAAATCTTTTGCAGTGGTAGTCACAGCTGGGGTATTAATTTCTTTGCTCGTTTCTTTAACTCTCACTCCTGTTCTTTGCGCTAACTTTTTACGGATTGTGAACAACCATGGCTCGGTTTATCTTTTTTTAGAAAAATTCTTTCTCTCTTTAGATAGAAAATATAAAAAATTGCTTCATTTTTCCTTACGCTTTCGTTGGTTAATGGTAGTTATTGCCGTATTAACTATAGCCGTTAGCCTTCCCGTC is from Legionella adelaidensis and encodes:
- a CDS encoding class I SAM-dependent methyltransferase, whose translation is MPAKINSASAYFNENWQRYQRTIKNNTLYHHEMMGCFESFLKNNFNKEESIDFIDVGCGDASTIAPVLKKFPIKNYIGIDAAKDVLTLAKKNLSKLKGKKKFIAENMLSALKKIHSEVDVIFSSYAVHHLSITDKILFINACKNKLKPGGYLLLIDGVRKPMQTREEWLNDLEKRMLDTLPDSSEEIKIRMEHPRQDDFPETVATFKEIALEQGWKEFRVLEDQGIFVFMEFAK
- a CDS encoding M15 family metallopeptidase; translation: MRIVFYAISYIALPFSLTIFSNNTMSSQSNIQPISLGTEQKMRLYTWKPSCPISLSDLREVYVPFWGFDNKKHRGVLIVNKELAEEVVDIFTAIYEAKFPISRMEMIEEYKGNDEKSMAANNTSSFNCRERTSKRGEYSQHSYGRAIDINPLLNPYVSQNGVLPVEALQYANRRQNFPGKIDKKSIVYKVFTQYGWDWGGNWHNLKDYQHFEKRANNKKRNPYG
- a CDS encoding efflux RND transporter permease subunit, whose translation is MSLPTLSVKRPVMAVMISAAIVIFGLISYFSVGIQANPNITYPVISVNTDLPGGDPEVINETITKPIEAALNTIAGVKNINSTSSPGTSSIELKFALGTNMDAAFNEVQSKMNQVFGLFPTGTRPPIIQKNSSSGSPVMLVGIYGNQSLEELDNLARNVVQKRLQGLPGVAEVSVVGAQETQVMVELNLAKMASLNISPAMVKEAFASQHIQMPGGFVLAGKRQYSLNLDFEFHSLQALKNMVIAYKEGAPVYLKEIATIQLAVPDRANAATLNGKTALGVEIIKFPTANTVEVVEGVKERLEQIQKALPEGVSTQVVFEEAHYILSVVHELEEDTILSIFAAGLVIWLFLRNMRSTLIIVTAIPVSLLGAVLAIYFFGYTLNIITLLGIILLVGVVVDDAIVVLENIYRQMEENHLGSKEATISGSNQVVFAVMAATLSLVSIFLPVIFMGGTLGLFFKSFAVVVTAGVLISLLVSLTLTPVLCANFLRIVNNHGSVYLFLEKFFLSLDRKYKKLLHFSLRFRWLMVVIAVLTIAVSLPVVMVIGKGMMPEDSETGHFQIFIQTTQGSSSDYTKSRVMAAEKVLAKTPEVESFFAYLRKPNMAMINVNLVPEEERNTPQTETMQAVQAELKMIPGGMFIVSSSQAGGSMTFELHGEDYKETIRQAQLLSSILNNDKDVGPVYIHLSSNQPEYQLNIERDLASSLGISAEEVASAAMILSSQGIRVGKFNRSGGNQRYNIVIKADESQFVTGEDLTQIYLHNQKGKPVSLDTITSFSSKTAPLEITRANQNYSVGFNASPKISLNKAIDKIESIADEILLPGYEVVMTGDTEALGKTEKSLGFTLVLILIMMYIVLASQFNSFIQPLIIMVAQPLALIGGVLVLWLTGQTLNIYSMIGALLLMGLVAKNSILLIDLTNQMRESGFSIRDALLEACPLRMRPVVMTSSAIILAMLPAAIMPGEASSSHRPLALVIIGGMISSTFLTLVIVPAIYSLIENGKKRVLGSRKIPDSNVAPNETDLL
- a CDS encoding efflux RND transporter periplasmic adaptor subunit; its protein translation is MDIKKKIIIILISAPVLFIGCGKTEKKTRRNSDAIPVTTVTAKLSSVNVQYKSTGNLAPREAPVITTRIDGQITEIPIHEGEEVKKGQLLLKIEEEHMALSLKQAQARLLQAQALVNETQKSKARADKLIGKGYVSQESYDEAQAKYESAQANLAVANADLLNAQFLANQTSIISPINGQVGKLLVSVGEYVPAGTKLMNVVNHDQLRAELPFSEQKTDLLAKGQKVTLTSPTDPNEVLTSTVTSITPDINPENRAVNALIVFNNKYNWKPGSSIRGVVYAKTFRAFLVPEESIIDNDGQTMVYVVKNNKAIAQNVEVSYQIDGSAAITKGLAPNDQIVTMGMNYLSNGTPVTIKATNGPKK
- a CDS encoding CAP domain-containing protein encodes the protein MKVFVRIFLILFSICIVQPAFSKMVATESSELHFQKMVLFYVNQYRAKKHLPPLRLVNNISTEAAQHSQDMASQRIPFGHQWFNTRIKHIYKEIKNCRAAAENVAYYKMNAKKLVEAWIASPGHRRNIEGRYNLTGIGVAHGKKGWGYYTQIFIKSDDKRYS